A single window of Bacillus alveayuensis DNA harbors:
- a CDS encoding putative Mg2+ transporter-C (MgtC) family protein (product_source=KO:K07507; cath_funfam=1.10.10.10; cog=COG1285; ko=KO:K07507; pfam=PF02308; superfamily=55021; transmembrane_helix_parts=Inside_1_29,TMhelix_30_47,Outside_48_61,TMhelix_62_84,Inside_85_96,TMhelix_97_128,Outside_129_215), whose product MRLIIAATLCGFIGLEREVKRHPAGFRTHLLVGVGACLMMLLSLYGFDEYIENNEHIQFDPARIPSYVISGIGFLGAGTILVKGVTVRGLTTAASIWVVAGLGLVIGAGMFLLAFFTTAIVLLSLIFLNKFEPFIYNKGNKRRIKAILKENELEQIIQELEKLKCTICKMYLSNTRFSKEKTTLYYYVFEIKIPKRKKDVIFEQISKIKGVQKVF is encoded by the coding sequence ATGAGGCTTATCATTGCGGCGACATTGTGTGGCTTTATCGGACTAGAACGTGAGGTTAAGCGCCACCCTGCTGGTTTTAGAACGCATTTATTAGTTGGAGTTGGTGCATGTTTAATGATGTTACTTTCTTTATATGGTTTCGATGAATATATAGAGAACAATGAGCATATTCAATTTGATCCAGCACGTATTCCTTCTTATGTCATAAGTGGTATTGGTTTTTTAGGGGCCGGAACCATATTGGTCAAGGGAGTAACAGTAAGAGGATTAACAACAGCCGCTTCAATATGGGTGGTTGCTGGCCTTGGACTTGTGATCGGAGCAGGAATGTTTCTTTTAGCCTTCTTCACAACAGCCATTGTTTTATTAAGTTTAATTTTTTTAAATAAGTTTGAACCGTTTATTTACAATAAAGGCAATAAAAGAAGAATAAAGGCTATTTTAAAAGAAAATGAGCTGGAACAAATCATTCAAGAATTGGAAAAATTAAAATGTACCATTTGTAAAATGTATTTAAGCAATACTAGGTTTAGCAAAGAAAAAACAACCCTCTATTATTATGTTTTTGAAATTAAAATTCCGAAGAGAAAAAAAGACGTAATCTTCGAACAAATTAGTAAAATAAAAGGGGTTCAAAAGGTTTTTTAA
- a CDS encoding uncharacterized protein YacL (product_source=COG4956; cath_funfam=3.40.50.1010; cog=COG4956; pfam=PF01938; smart=SM00670; superfamily=144091,88723; transmembrane_helix_parts=Inside_1_4,TMhelix_5_27,Outside_28_36,TMhelix_37_59,Inside_60_80,TMhelix_81_100,Outside_101_104,TMhelix_105_127,Inside_128_363) has product MLKRIVQILFLFVGGTLGIFLIPQLLVLLNLDQIPFIMTPYALAVLGAIIFYVATFWLVDYMVNWIKIIEEKLVKAPITDVLFGSLGLVFGLIIAYLLGISLNALPYPIINNILPIVLTVILGYLGFQIGNKKRDEFINLFSLPNKMGKRKASVDDEDTDKKRLKILDTSVIIDGRIADICQTGFLEGTIIIPQFVLEELQHIADSSDVLKRNRGRRGLDILNRIQKELDIKVEIYEGDFEDVQEVDSKLVKLAKIISGVVVTNDFNLNKVCELQNVPVLNINDLANAVKPIVLPGEELNVQVIKDGKEHNQGVAYLDDGTMIVVEDGRDYIGKNIDVLVTSVLQTSAGRMIFAKPKLLEKAL; this is encoded by the coding sequence ATGTTAAAGCGTATCGTACAAATTTTATTCCTTTTTGTTGGAGGAACATTAGGCATTTTTCTCATACCGCAATTATTAGTTTTGTTAAATTTAGATCAAATACCTTTTATCATGACACCTTATGCATTAGCCGTTTTAGGGGCGATTATTTTTTATGTTGCCACCTTCTGGTTAGTCGACTATATGGTAAATTGGATTAAAATTATTGAGGAAAAGCTTGTAAAAGCACCTATTACAGACGTATTGTTTGGCAGTCTCGGATTAGTTTTCGGCCTTATTATCGCTTATCTATTAGGAATTTCATTAAATGCTCTCCCTTATCCAATTATCAATAATATTTTGCCAATTGTTCTTACGGTCATATTAGGTTATTTAGGGTTCCAAATTGGGAATAAAAAGCGAGATGAATTCATTAATTTATTTTCTCTTCCTAATAAAATGGGAAAAAGAAAAGCTTCGGTTGATGACGAAGATACTGACAAGAAAAGACTTAAAATTTTAGATACAAGTGTTATTATAGATGGTAGGATTGCTGATATATGCCAAACAGGATTTTTAGAAGGAACCATTATTATTCCACAATTTGTTTTAGAGGAGCTTCAGCATATCGCGGACTCATCAGATGTATTAAAACGAAATCGTGGCAGAAGAGGATTAGACATTTTAAACCGTATTCAAAAAGAGCTTGATATTAAAGTCGAAATTTATGAAGGCGATTTTGAAGATGTTCAAGAAGTTGATAGTAAGCTCGTTAAATTGGCGAAAATTATTTCAGGTGTAGTGGTGACAAATGATTTTAATTTAAATAAAGTTTGTGAGCTGCAAAATGTTCCTGTTCTTAACATTAATGATTTAGCAAATGCCGTAAAACCGATTGTATTACCTGGGGAAGAGTTGAATGTTCAAGTGATTAAAGACGGTAAAGAACATAATCAAGGTGTTGCTTATCTTGATGATGGAACGATGATCGTAGTAGAAGATGGACGCGATTACATTGGTAAAAATATTGATGTATTAGTTACAAGTGTATTACAAACGTCAGCAGGTCGTATGATTTTTGCTAAGCCTAAATTATTAGAAAAAGCCTTGTAA
- a CDS encoding 2-C-methyl-D-erythritol 2,4-cyclodiphosphate synthase (product_source=KO:K01770; cath_funfam=3.30.1330.50; cog=COG0245; ko=KO:K01770; pfam=PF02542; superfamily=69765; tigrfam=TIGR00151), with translation MFRIGQGFDVHQLVEGRPLILGGIEIPYEKGLLGHSDADVLLHTVADACLGAIGAGDIGKHFPDTDPAYKNADSANLLKHVWNLVKEKGYILGNVDCTIIAQKPKMAPYIPKMKKRIAGLLEANEEQVNIKATTTEKLGFTGRGEGIAAQAVVLLKNINL, from the coding sequence GTGTTTCGAATTGGACAAGGCTTTGATGTACATCAACTAGTTGAAGGAAGACCTTTAATTCTTGGTGGTATTGAAATCCCGTATGAAAAAGGCTTATTAGGTCATTCTGATGCAGATGTCCTCTTACATACAGTTGCTGATGCTTGTTTAGGTGCAATCGGTGCAGGGGATATTGGAAAGCACTTTCCTGATACAGACCCAGCTTATAAAAATGCCGATTCTGCTAATTTATTAAAACATGTATGGAATTTAGTAAAAGAGAAAGGCTATATACTTGGAAACGTTGATTGTACCATTATTGCCCAAAAACCGAAGATGGCTCCATATATACCAAAAATGAAAAAGCGAATAGCTGGGCTCTTAGAAGCAAATGAAGAGCAAGTGAATATTAAGGCGACAACAACGGAGAAGCTTGGCTTTACAGGAAGAGGAGAAGGTATTGCTGCTCAAGCAGTAGTTCTCCTTAAAAATATAAACCTGTAA
- a CDS encoding transcriptional regulator CtsR (product_source=KO:K03708; cog=COG4463; ko=KO:K03708; pfam=PF05848; superfamily=52096), producing the protein MRNITDVIEQYLKQVLDSSGKEFAEIKRSEIADKFQCVPSQINYVINTRFTIERGYIVESKRGGGGYIRIIKIKENDHAQLINQILNVVGNRLTQSAAEDIILRLVEEKVISKREAKIMLSVIDRSVLYIDVPERDELRARMIKAMLTTLKYK; encoded by the coding sequence GTGAGAAATATAACAGATGTTATTGAACAATATTTAAAGCAGGTTTTAGATAGTAGTGGAAAAGAGTTTGCAGAAATAAAACGTAGTGAAATTGCTGATAAATTTCAATGTGTTCCTTCTCAAATTAACTATGTAATTAATACTCGTTTTACCATTGAACGTGGCTATATTGTGGAAAGTAAAAGAGGTGGCGGTGGGTATATTCGAATCATTAAGATCAAAGAAAATGACCACGCTCAACTAATAAACCAAATATTAAATGTAGTAGGGAATAGACTTACACAATCTGCAGCTGAAGATATCATTTTACGTTTAGTTGAAGAAAAAGTCATTTCAAAACGTGAAGCTAAAATTATGTTAAGTGTCATTGATCGTTCGGTTTTATATATTGATGTACCAGAGAGAGATGAACTGAGAGCAAGAATGATCAAAGCCATGTTGACAACGTTAAAATATAAGTAA
- a CDS encoding DNA repair protein RadA/Sms (product_source=KO:K04485; cath_funfam=2.20.28.10,3.30.230.10,3.40.50.300; cog=COG1066; ko=KO:K04485; pfam=PF13481,PF13541; smart=SM00382; superfamily=52540,54211,57802; tigrfam=TIGR00416) codes for MAKQKSKFICQSCGYESPKWMGKCPGCGEWNTMSEEVIKQTGKHRIAFAHTQSTVMSKPSSINHIETIQEPRIKTSLKEFNRVLGSGIVKGSLVLIGGDPGIGKSTLLLQVSSQLANQHYDVLYISGEESVKQTKIRADRLGIQAEKLYVLAETDLEFISKSIDEMKPAFVVIDSIQTIYRNDITSAPGSVSQVRECTAELMRIAKTNGIAIFIVGHVTKEGSIAGPRILEHMVDTVLYFEGERHHTYRILRAVKNRFGSTNEIGIFEMKENGLEEVINPSEIFLEERLKGASGSTVVASMEGTRPVLVEIQALIAPTSFGNPRRMATGVDHNRVSLLMAVLEKRIGLLLQNQDAYVKVAGGVKLNEPAIDLAIAISIVSSFKDQPTQATDVFIGEVGLTGEVRRVSRIDQRVQEAAKLGFKRVILPKANVEGWQAPKGIKLIGVENVLEAIQFALGG; via the coding sequence ATGGCAAAACAAAAATCAAAATTTATTTGTCAATCGTGTGGATATGAATCACCAAAATGGATGGGAAAATGCCCAGGGTGTGGAGAATGGAATACGATGTCTGAAGAAGTCATTAAACAGACAGGAAAGCACCGAATCGCCTTTGCTCATACACAATCAACCGTCATGAGCAAACCATCGTCGATTAATCATATAGAAACGATTCAGGAGCCTAGAATCAAAACATCGCTGAAAGAATTTAACCGCGTGTTAGGAAGTGGGATTGTAAAAGGTTCTCTTGTTTTAATTGGAGGGGACCCAGGTATAGGAAAATCAACTCTTCTATTACAAGTTTCATCACAACTAGCAAATCAACATTATGATGTTCTTTATATATCTGGAGAAGAGTCGGTAAAACAGACGAAAATTAGGGCCGATCGACTGGGCATTCAAGCGGAAAAGCTATATGTTTTAGCAGAAACGGACTTAGAGTTTATTTCAAAATCCATTGATGAAATGAAACCGGCCTTTGTTGTCATTGACTCCATTCAAACCATCTACCGCAATGATATCACTTCTGCCCCTGGAAGTGTATCCCAAGTGAGAGAGTGTACAGCTGAATTAATGCGGATTGCCAAAACGAACGGAATCGCTATTTTTATTGTTGGACACGTGACAAAGGAAGGCTCTATTGCCGGTCCGAGAATTTTAGAACATATGGTTGATACCGTTCTTTATTTTGAGGGAGAACGACATCATACGTATCGAATTTTACGGGCGGTGAAGAACCGGTTTGGCTCTACAAATGAGATAGGCATCTTTGAGATGAAGGAAAATGGCTTAGAAGAAGTGATCAATCCATCAGAAATTTTTTTAGAAGAGCGGTTAAAAGGAGCTTCGGGATCTACCGTCGTTGCTTCAATGGAAGGAACTAGACCTGTCCTTGTCGAAATACAAGCGTTAATCGCCCCAACAAGCTTTGGAAACCCACGACGGATGGCAACAGGTGTTGATCATAATCGCGTCTCACTGTTGATGGCTGTTTTAGAAAAAAGAATTGGTTTATTATTACAAAATCAAGATGCTTATGTCAAAGTAGCTGGTGGTGTCAAATTAAATGAGCCTGCTATAGACTTAGCTATTGCGATCAGTATTGTCTCAAGTTTTAAAGATCAGCCAACTCAAGCAACAGATGTGTTTATCGGAGAAGTAGGACTAACCGGTGAAGTAAGAAGAGTTTCCCGTATCGATCAGCGTGTTCAAGAAGCAGCAAAACTTGGCTTTAAAAGGGTAATTCTCCCTAAAGCAAATGTCGAAGGATGGCAAGCACCAAAGGGAATTAAGTTAATCGGTGTCGAAAATGTTTTAGAGGCTATTCAGTTTGCATTAGGAGGATAA
- a CDS encoding protein arginine kinase (product_source=KO:K19405; cath_funfam=3.30.590.10; cog=COG3869; ko=KO:K19405; pfam=PF00217; superfamily=55931), translated as MSLQNFINSAMSAWMSQEGPDSDIVLSSRIRLARNLEMFKFPTLFSNEEAKAVLDVFEKKFAGKTFKGIGNFELIKMNDLQPIQKRVLVEKHLISPHLAEDSSYGGCLLSNNEEVSIMLNEEDHIRIQCLFPGFQLKEALNVANQLDDWIESEIDYAFDEQRGYLTSCPTNVGTGLRASVMMHLPALVITQQINRIIPAINQLGLVVRGIYGEGSEALGNIFQISNQITLGKSEEDIVDDLISVVRQLIEQERSAREALYKTNQIQLEDRVFRSLGTLSYSRIIQSKEAIQCLSDVRLGIDLGIIQNISRSILNELMILIQPGFLQQYSGGALRPDERDVRRAALIRERLQLENKKRLEEDEA; from the coding sequence ATGTCATTACAAAATTTTATTAACTCTGCAATGAGTGCTTGGATGAGCCAAGAAGGTCCTGATTCGGACATTGTTTTAAGTAGCCGTATTCGCCTTGCGAGAAATTTAGAAATGTTTAAATTCCCAACTCTTTTTTCGAATGAAGAAGCAAAAGCAGTTTTAGATGTGTTTGAAAAAAAATTTGCAGGGAAAACGTTTAAAGGCATTGGTAATTTTGAATTAATTAAAATGAATGATCTGCAGCCAATACAGAAAAGAGTACTCGTTGAAAAACATTTAATTAGCCCTCATTTAGCTGAAGATTCCTCGTATGGAGGATGTTTATTATCAAACAATGAAGAAGTAAGTATTATGTTAAATGAAGAAGATCATATTCGAATTCAATGCTTATTTCCTGGATTTCAGTTAAAAGAAGCTTTAAATGTCGCAAATCAATTGGATGACTGGATTGAAAGTGAGATTGACTACGCTTTTGATGAACAGAGAGGTTATTTAACAAGTTGTCCGACAAATGTTGGGACGGGTTTAAGAGCTTCTGTGATGATGCATCTTCCAGCTCTCGTTATAACCCAACAAATTAATCGGATTATTCCAGCTATTAATCAATTAGGACTTGTTGTTAGAGGAATTTATGGAGAAGGTAGCGAAGCTTTAGGTAATATCTTTCAAATATCAAACCAAATCACTCTAGGTAAATCAGAAGAAGATATTGTGGATGATTTAATAAGTGTAGTACGCCAATTAATTGAACAAGAACGATCAGCAAGAGAAGCTCTTTATAAAACAAATCAAATACAGCTAGAGGATCGGGTTTTCCGTTCATTAGGAACATTATCCTATAGCCGTATTATACAATCTAAAGAAGCTATTCAATGTTTATCTGATGTCCGTTTAGGGATTGATTTAGGAATCATTCAAAATATTTCGCGCAGTATTTTAAATGAACTAATGATTCTTATTCAGCCAGGATTTTTACAACAATATTCTGGTGGTGCACTTCGTCCAGATGAACGTGATGTACGCCGTGCTGCATTAATTCGTGAGCGACTTCAATTAGAAAATAAAAAAAGATTGGAGGAAGATGAAGCATGA
- a CDS encoding 2-C-methyl-D-erythritol 4-phosphate cytidylyltransferase (product_source=KO:K00991; cath_funfam=3.90.550.10; cog=COG1211; ko=KO:K00991; pfam=PF01128; superfamily=53448; tigrfam=TIGR00453): protein MKYQVVIPAAGQGKRMKAGKNKQLIELDSIPIIIHTLKVFEQDPKCNGIYLVINPKEKDEFIDLLDKYNIQKVQKMVEGGKERQHSVYNGLKAIESGEIVLIHDGARPFIQQKIIHQLVERATISGACVIAVPVKDTIKRVNESEVVDTVDRSSLWAVQTPQAFRLSIVLKAHEAAEREGFIGTDDASLVERMGHKVSVIEGEYTNIKITTPEDLMFAKVILHSERGG, encoded by the coding sequence ATGAAGTATCAGGTCGTCATTCCTGCCGCTGGACAAGGGAAAAGAATGAAAGCGGGGAAAAATAAACAGCTGATTGAACTGGATTCAATACCAATCATTATCCATACTTTAAAAGTATTTGAACAAGATCCAAAATGTAACGGCATTTATCTTGTTATTAATCCAAAAGAAAAAGATGAATTCATTGATTTGTTAGATAAATATAATATTCAAAAGGTTCAAAAGATGGTTGAGGGAGGAAAGGAACGGCAGCATAGTGTGTATAATGGACTTAAAGCCATTGAATCCGGGGAGATTGTCCTTATTCATGATGGTGCAAGACCATTTATTCAGCAAAAAATCATCCACCAATTAGTTGAAAGAGCCACTATCAGCGGGGCTTGTGTGATTGCTGTTCCTGTAAAAGATACGATCAAACGTGTGAACGAATCGGAAGTGGTCGATACTGTAGATCGTTCTAGCTTGTGGGCGGTGCAAACCCCACAAGCTTTTCGTCTTTCAATTGTATTAAAAGCGCACGAAGCAGCTGAACGAGAAGGTTTTATCGGGACGGATGATGCCAGTCTGGTCGAGCGAATGGGACATAAAGTTTCGGTTATAGAAGGGGAATATACGAATATTAAAATCACCACACCGGAAGATTTAATGTTTGCTAAAGTGATTTTACATAGTGAAAGAGGGGGATGA
- a CDS encoding protein arginine kinase activator (product_source=KO:K19411; cath_funfam=3.30.40.10,4.10.860.10; cog=COG3880; ko=KO:K19411; pfam=PF02151; smart=SM00465; superfamily=46600,57903): MICQECNERPATFHFTKIINGEKTEVHICEQCAQEKGDMFKFYSNPGFSINNLLSGLLNLEPSLAKQGQTVFQNNHVLQCERCKMTFSQFTKVGRFGCSNCYKTFQQQINPILKRVHSGNTVHGGKIPKRIGGSIHLRKRLKQLKEDLQQLVAHEEFEKAAEVRDEIRMIEAKLKGPNGEGI; encoded by the coding sequence ATGATCTGCCAAGAGTGTAATGAAAGACCGGCAACATTTCATTTTACAAAAATTATTAATGGCGAAAAAACAGAGGTTCATATTTGTGAACAGTGCGCTCAAGAAAAAGGTGATATGTTTAAGTTTTATTCCAATCCTGGTTTTTCAATTAACAATTTGCTTTCTGGACTATTAAATTTAGAACCATCGCTTGCCAAACAAGGTCAAACCGTTTTTCAAAACAATCATGTTCTTCAATGTGAGCGTTGTAAAATGACCTTCTCACAGTTTACGAAAGTAGGACGATTTGGTTGCTCTAACTGTTATAAAACATTTCAACAGCAAATCAATCCAATATTAAAACGTGTCCATAGCGGAAATACTGTACATGGTGGAAAAATACCTAAAAGAATTGGGGGTTCCATCCATTTACGTAAACGATTGAAGCAATTAAAAGAAGATCTTCAACAACTTGTTGCTCATGAGGAATTTGAAAAGGCTGCGGAAGTTCGTGATGAAATACGTATGATTGAAGCTAAATTAAAAGGACCTAATGGGGAGGGGATTTAA
- a CDS encoding ATP-dependent Clp protease ATP-binding subunit ClpC (product_source=KO:K03696; cath_funfam=1.10.1780.10,1.10.8.60,3.40.50.300; cog=COG0542; ko=KO:K03696; pfam=PF00004,PF02151,PF02861,PF07724,PF10431; smart=SM00382,SM01086; superfamily=52540,81923) — MMFGRFTERAQKVLALAQEEAVRLGHNNIGTEHILLGLVREGEGIAAKALHALGLSPEKIQNEVESLIGRGQEISQTIHYTPRAKKVIELSMDEARKLGHSYVGTEHILLGLIREGEGVAARVLNNLGVSLNKARQQVLQLLGSNESSSGHQSGAMNNANTPTLDSLARDLTAVAREGGLDPVIGRSKEIQRVIEVLSRRTKNNPVLIGEPGVGKTAIAEGLAQQIVNNEVPEILRDKRVMTLDMGTVVAGTKYRGEFEDRLKKVMDEIRQAGNIILFIDELHTLIGAGGAEGAIDASNILKPALARGELQCIGATTLDEYRKYIEKDAALERRFQPIQVDEPTVEESIQILKGLRDRYEAHHRVSISDEAIEAAVKLSDRYISDRFLPDKAIDLIDEAGSKVRLRSFTTPPNLKELEQKLEEVRKEKDAAVQSQEFEKAASLRDAEQRLREQLEETKKSWKEKQGQENSEVTVEDIAMVVSSWTGIPVSKLAETETEKLLNLEKILHSRVIGQDEAVVAVAKAVRRARAGLKDPKRPIGSFIFLGPTGVGKTELARALAEAMFGDEDAMIRIDMSEYMEKHSTSRLVGSPPGYVGYEEGGQLTEKVRRKPYSVVLLDEIEKAHPDVFNILLQVLEDGRLTDSKGRTVDFRNTILIMTSNVGASELKRNKYVGFNVQDESKDYKDMKSKVMTELKKAFRPEFLNRIDEIIVFHSLEQKHLKEIASLMADQLTKRLLEQDIELELTDAAKEKLAEEGFDPEYGARPLRRALQKNVEDRLSEELLKGNIEKGQKVILDVENGEFIVRPAEKVK, encoded by the coding sequence ATGATGTTTGGCAGATTTACTGAACGTGCCCAAAAAGTGTTGGCACTAGCACAAGAGGAAGCAGTTCGATTAGGACATAATAATATCGGGACAGAACATATTTTACTCGGTTTAGTACGTGAAGGTGAAGGGATTGCGGCTAAGGCGTTGCATGCTCTCGGTTTAAGTCCGGAAAAAATTCAAAATGAAGTTGAGAGCTTAATCGGTAGAGGTCAAGAAATTTCTCAAACGATTCATTATACACCTCGTGCCAAAAAAGTTATTGAGCTCTCTATGGACGAAGCGCGTAAGTTAGGACATTCATATGTAGGAACAGAGCATATTTTATTAGGGTTAATTCGTGAAGGAGAAGGAGTTGCGGCACGTGTACTAAACAATCTTGGTGTAAGCTTAAATAAAGCTCGTCAGCAAGTATTACAATTGTTAGGAAGTAATGAATCTTCATCTGGACATCAAAGTGGGGCAATGAATAATGCTAATACACCTACTTTAGATAGTTTAGCGCGTGATTTAACGGCAGTGGCAAGAGAAGGAGGGCTTGACCCAGTCATCGGGCGTAGCAAGGAAATACAACGTGTGATTGAAGTATTAAGCCGTCGCACGAAAAATAATCCGGTGTTAATTGGAGAGCCTGGTGTCGGGAAAACGGCAATTGCTGAAGGGCTTGCTCAACAAATCGTTAATAACGAGGTTCCTGAAATTTTACGTGATAAGCGTGTTATGACATTAGATATGGGGACAGTAGTAGCAGGGACAAAATACCGTGGCGAATTTGAAGACCGTCTAAAAAAAGTGATGGATGAAATTCGCCAAGCAGGGAACATCATATTATTTATTGATGAGCTCCATACTTTAATTGGTGCAGGTGGGGCTGAAGGAGCCATCGATGCATCCAATATTTTGAAGCCAGCTTTAGCTAGAGGGGAATTACAATGCATCGGTGCGACAACATTAGACGAATATCGAAAATATATTGAAAAAGATGCAGCGCTTGAACGGAGATTTCAGCCTATACAAGTGGATGAGCCAACTGTAGAAGAAAGCATTCAAATTTTAAAAGGTTTGCGTGACCGTTATGAGGCTCATCATCGCGTATCCATTTCCGATGAGGCGATAGAAGCGGCTGTAAAACTTTCAGATCGATATATTTCAGATCGATTCCTCCCAGATAAAGCGATTGACTTAATTGATGAAGCTGGATCAAAGGTTCGTTTACGTTCATTTACAACACCACCGAACCTAAAAGAATTAGAACAAAAGCTAGAAGAAGTTCGTAAAGAGAAAGATGCAGCTGTTCAAAGTCAAGAATTTGAAAAAGCAGCTTCTTTACGTGATGCGGAACAAAGACTTCGCGAACAGCTTGAGGAAACGAAAAAGTCTTGGAAAGAAAAACAAGGACAAGAAAATTCAGAAGTTACAGTAGAAGATATTGCGATGGTTGTATCGAGCTGGACTGGAATTCCAGTAAGTAAATTAGCGGAAACGGAAACAGAAAAATTACTAAACCTTGAAAAAATCTTACACTCTCGCGTTATTGGCCAAGATGAAGCGGTTGTCGCTGTCGCAAAAGCAGTACGTCGTGCAAGAGCAGGTCTTAAGGATCCAAAACGCCCTATCGGTTCCTTTATCTTCTTAGGACCTACAGGTGTAGGTAAGACTGAGTTAGCACGTGCCTTAGCTGAAGCGATGTTTGGCGATGAAGATGCGATGATCCGTATCGATATGTCTGAATATATGGAAAAGCACTCTACTTCCAGATTAGTTGGTTCACCTCCAGGATATGTCGGATATGAAGAAGGTGGCCAATTAACAGAAAAAGTACGTCGTAAGCCTTATTCAGTAGTACTTTTAGATGAAATTGAAAAAGCTCATCCTGATGTCTTTAACATCTTGCTTCAAGTATTAGAAGATGGTCGTTTAACAGACTCCAAAGGTCGTACTGTCGACTTCCGGAATACCATTTTAATTATGACTTCTAATGTGGGGGCTAGTGAGTTAAAACGCAATAAGTATGTTGGATTTAATGTTCAAGACGAAAGCAAAGATTATAAAGATATGAAAAGTAAAGTAATGACTGAATTGAAAAAAGCTTTCCGTCCGGAATTTTTAAACCGTATTGATGAAATTATTGTGTTCCATTCACTCGAACAAAAGCATCTTAAAGAGATTGCGTCATTAATGGCTGATCAATTAACAAAACGATTATTAGAGCAGGATATTGAACTTGAATTAACAGATGCTGCAAAAGAGAAATTAGCCGAAGAAGGGTTCGATCCTGAATATGGTGCAAGACCACTACGTCGTGCCTTGCAAAAAAATGTAGAGGATCGCTTATCAGAAGAGTTGTTGAAAGGAAATATTGAAAAAGGTCAAAAAGTTATACTTGATGTAGAAAATGGAGAATTTATCGTACGACCAGCTGAAAAAGTGAAATAA